One Pyrus communis chromosome 4, drPyrComm1.1, whole genome shotgun sequence genomic region harbors:
- the LOC137731633 gene encoding uncharacterized protein, whose translation MLRSLEKMIRLWIAALQFSELFVSSLVHLLYGFYIFSTAVAGDLSQALSNLQSKPNMSIEVKDVVAQRDPSANGSLPPIVLVHGIFGFGKGRLGGLSYFAGAEKKDERVLVPDLGSLTSIYDRARELFYYLKGGRVDYGEEHSKACGHSQFGRVYEQGHYPEWDEDHPIHFVGHSAGAQVVRVLQQMLADKAFKGFENTNENWVLSITSLSGAFNGTTRTYLDGIQPEDGKTLKPICLLQLCRLGVIIYDWLDIPWLKAYYNFGFDHYNMTWKKVGVRGLVDCLLGNSGPFASTDWILPDLTLQGSARLNSHLHSFPNTYYFSYATKRTRKVLGVTVPSSIFGIHPLLFIRVLQMSQWRHPPDVPPPYKGYRDEDWQDNDGALNTISMTRPLLPIEHPSRFVKDDSDCHPLQPGIWYYKIVEADHIFFIINRERAGVQFDLIYDSIFERCRKHVFRKTPQTLPNETHH comes from the exons ATGTTGAGAAGTTTGGAGAAAATGATAAGACTATGGATTGCGGCCCTGCAATTTTCGGAGCTTTTTGTGAGCAGCCTGGTTCACTTGCTGTACGGGTTTTACATCTTCAGCACCGCCGTGGCCGGCGATCTGTCGCAGGCGCTGAGCAATTTGCAATCGAAGCCGAACATGAGCATTGAGGTGAAGGATGTGGTGGCGCAGAGAGACCCGTCGGCCAATGGCAGCCTGCCGCctattgttttggttcatgggATATTTGGTTTTGGCAAAGGg AGATTGGGAGGTTTATCGTATTTCGCCGGGGCGGAGAAGAAGGATGAAAGGGTTCTGGTGCCGGATTTGGGATCTCTAACGAGCATTTATGATAG GGCTCGTGAATTGTTCTACTATTTGAAGGGCGGGCGAGTCGATTATGGTGAAGAACACAGCAAGGCTTGTGGGCACTCACAATTCGGTCGAGTTTACGAACAAG GGCACTACCCTGAATGGGATGAGGATCACCCTATTCACTTTGTCGGCCATTCTGCCGGAGCACAGGTTGTCCGTGTGCTGCAGCAAATGCTTGCTGATAAG GCGTTCAAGGGATTTGAGAACACTAATGAGAATTGGGTATTGAGCATCACGTCATTGTCAGGAGCATTCAATGGAACAACAAGAACCTACTTGGATGGAATTCA GCCAGAAGATGGAAAAACCTTGAAACCTATATGTCTGTTGCAGTTATGCCGGCTAGGAGTGATAATTTACGATTGGTTGGACATTCCCTGGCTGAAGGCTTATTACAACTTTGGGTTTGATCACTATAACATGACCTGGAAGAAAGTGGGCGTTAGGGGTCTTGTTGATTGCCTCTTGGGAAACTCAGGCCCATTCGCTTCTACCGATTGGATTCTCCCGGACCTCACACTTCAAGGCTCCGCAAGACTCAACAGCCATCTCCATTCCTTTCCCAACACATACTACTTCAGCTATGCCACTAAGCGTACGAGGAAGGTGTTGGGTGTCACAGTTCCGTCAAGCATATTCGGAATTCATCCATTGCTTTTCATTAGAGTATTGCAAATGAGCCAATGGCGGCACCCTCCTGATGTCCCTCCCCCATACAAAGGCTACAG GGATGAGGATTGGCAGGACAATGATGGAGCTTTGAATACCATCTCCATGACTCGCCCTCTTCTCCCCATTGAACATCCCAGTCGGTTTGTAAAAGATGATTCAGATTGTCATCCATTGCAACCTGGCATCTG GTACTACAAGATTGTGGAAGCTGATCACATATTCTTCATTATTAATCGGGAGAGGGCCGGAGTTCAGTTTGATCTGATATACGACAGCATTTTCGAACGCTGCAGAAAGCATGTGTTTAGAAAAACTCCGCAGACTTTACCGAACGAAACACACCATTAG
- the LOC137731337 gene encoding large ribosomal subunit protein mL101 (rPPR4)-like has protein sequence MALQQFGRTKSVTKRSSKYLEEALYLRLFKDGGSEVSVRQQLNEVLKSRKRVYKWEVGDTLKKLRERKLYYPALKLSEAMDRRGMNKTVSDQAIHLDLVAKVRGILAAESYFIDLPESAKTNLCYGALLNCYCKELMTEKAEALIEKMKALNLPLTSMPYNSLMTLYTKTGKPDKIPAIVQEMKACNVMLDSYSYNVWMRALAAVNDISGAERVIDEMKRDGRVASDWTTYSNIASIFVEAGMFEKAENALKELEKKNLHRDLSAFQFLITLYGKTGNLREIYRVWRSLRLAFPKTANISYLNMIQVLVNLNDVPGAEKTFREWECQCSTYDIRVANVLIGAYAEQGMLEKAKELKELARRRGAKPNAKTWEIFLDYYLKSGEYQLAVDCVANAISIGRGDGRKWSPSHKIVKTLMENFEQEKDVDGAEGFLEILKKSVESLGVEVFESLIRTYAAAGRTSPAMRARLKMEKLEVSEASEKLLEAVCVE, from the exons ATGGCGCTGCAACAGTTCGGGCGGACGAAGAGCGTGACGAAGCGGTCGAGCAAGTACTTGGAGGAGGCTCTGTACCTGAGGCTGTTCAAAGACGGCGGCTCCGAGGTGAGCGTTCGGCAGCAGCTCAATGAAGTCCTCAAGAGCCGCAAGCGAGTTTACAAATGGGAGGTCGGCGACACTCTCAAGAAGCTTCGCGAACGCAAGCTTTACTACCCTGCTCTCAAG CTCTCGGAAGCTATGGATAGAAGAGGAATGAACAAGACAGTCAGTGATCAGGCAATACATCTTGATCTTGTTGCTAAAGTCCGAGGCATTCTTGCTGCGGAAAGTTATTTCATTGATCTTCCTGAATCAGCAAAGACCAATCTTTGTTACGGGGCCCTGCTCAACTGTTACTGTAAGGAATTGATGACTGAAAAAGCCGAAGCCCTTATAGAAAAGATGAAGGCTCTTAACCTACCTTTAACCTCCATGCCTTATAACAGCCTTATGACCCTTTACACTAAAACTGGAAAGCCGGATAAGATCCCAGCCATCGTACAAGAAATGAAGGCCTGTAATGTCATGCTCGATTCCTATTCATACAATGTCTGGATGCGGGCACTGGCTGCTGTTAATGATATTTCTGGGGCTGAAAGGGTTATTGATGAGATGAAGAGGGATGGTCGAGTTGCCAGTGATTGGACCACGTATAGCAACATAGCTtcaatttttgttgaagctgGCATGTTTGAGAAGGCAGAAAATGCGCTTAAAGAATTGGAGAAGAAAAATTTGCACCGAGATCTTTCGGCTTTCCAATTCCTCATTACATTGTATGGTAAAACAGGGAACCTGCGTGAAATTTATCGGGTATGGCGTTCCTTGAGGCTGGCTTTCCCTAAAACTGCAAATATCAGCTATCTGAATATGATCCAGGTGTTGGTCAACTTGAATGATGTACCAGGTGCAGAGAAAACTTTCAGGGAATGGGAATGCCAGTGCTCAACCTATGATATTCGGGTAGCAAATGTTTTGATTGGAGCTTATGCTGAACAGGGTATGCTAGAGAAGGCCAAGGAACTCAAGGAGCTGGCCCGCAGGAGAGGAGCCAAGCCTAATGCAAAAACCTGGGAGATCTTTCTGGATTATTATCTGAAGTCTGGAGAATATCAATTGGCGGTTGATTGTGTTGCCAATGCAATATCCATTGGTAGGGGGGACGGTAGGAAGTGGAGTCCGTCACATAAGATTGTCAAAACTTTGATGGAGAATTTCGAGCAAGAGAAGGATGTTGATGGTGCAGAAGGTTTTCTGGAGATTCTGAAGAAGTCCGTAGAATCCTTAGGGGTTGAGGTGTTTGAATCATTGATCAGAACTTATGCAGCTGCTGGAAGGACAAGTCCTGCTATGCGTGCTCGTTTGAAAATGGAGAAATTGGAGGTGAGTGAAGCCAGTGAAAAGTTGCTTGAGGCCGTATGTGTGGAATGA